The following proteins are encoded in a genomic region of Huiozyma naganishii CBS 8797 chromosome 9, complete genome:
- the MSG5 gene encoding tyrosine/serine/threonine protein phosphatase MSG5 (similar to Saccharomyces cerevisiae SDP1 (YIL113W) and MSG5 (YNL053W); ancestral locus Anc_2.256) encodes MITVPPSSADEVRQEHLLLRNTVTGSLQKRNMKNLSLSIESNEKALSDSMDADSSFPNQEGVPLRVLPVRTPSQQQPSRPQIVKRRSEASIYSCGTNGKSPSSGTHSPIHSTLGHKKGSLTLSRNYSLSLSVNTSNLKKHSRNRSQTISDIEITTPLAGSCPKPLGKGKLQHIFIPTPSKDSTPADTATTGKTYAAASTGGCKESVTVGYGSDSNPEDRAIYSKGAYPHGPLLVLNPNIYLYSEPKLTEILDFDLVINVAEEIPNLQVYIPDDFQQKIEYHHIEWSHLSKISEDLNRLTEIMHRATLQGKRILIHCQCGVSRSASLIVAYIMRYDNLSLNEAYGKLKSVAKDVSPNMGLIFQLMEWNDVLNKLDGNDSFSNSQSNNDNHQVSADSNMLTQNPVPLGISAELTPTTPSEFVAQNRMTTLK; translated from the coding sequence ATGATAACAGTACCACCGTCGAGTGCTGATGAGGTACGACAGGAGCACTTGCTTCTGAGAAATACTGTAACAGGCTCTTTGCAGAAAAGGAATATGAAGAACCTGTCACTTTCGATAGAAAGTAATGAGAAGGCCCTGTCGGATAGTATGGATGCAGATTCCAGTTTCCCAAACCAAGAGGGGGTTCCCCTGAGAGTTCTGCCCGTTAGAACTCCgtcgcagcagcagccgtCTAGGCCACAGATAgtgaaaagaagaagtgaGGCGTCAATATATTCGTGTGGGACAAATGGTAAGTCGCCATCGAGTGGTACACATTCACCCATACATTCAACCCTCGGTCACAAGAAGGGGAGTTTGACACTGAGCAGAAACTATTCCCTTTCGTTGTCTGTAAATACGAGCAATCTCAAGAAACATTCACGGAACAGGTCGCAGACTATTTCAGACATCGAAATTACAACACCGCTGGCGGGAAGTTGTCCAAAACCTCTTGGGAAGGGGAAATTACAGCATATATTCATACCGACACCTTCGAAGGACAGTACTCCAGCAGATACCGCAACTACGGGGAAAACGtatgctgctgcttctaCGGGAGGGTGTAAGGAGTCTGTGACTGTCGGGTATGGTTCAGATAGCAATCCGGAGGACAGAGCGATATATTCGAAGGGAGCTTACCCACATGGACCCCTCTTGGTATTGAACCCGAACATATATCTATACTCAGAACCCAAGTTGACTGAGATTCTTGACTTCGACCTCGTCATTAATGTTGCAGAGGAAATCCCAAATTTACAGGTATACATCCCAGATGatttccaacagaaaatCGAGTACCACCACATCGAATGGTCGCATTTGTCGAAGATATCAGAGGATTTGAATAGGCTCACCGAAATCATGCACAGAGCCACTCTCCAGGGGAAAAGGATACTGATACACTGCCAGTGCGGTGTCTCCAGATCAGCCTCGCTAATCGTCGCATACATTATGAGATACGATAATTTGTCTCTGAATGAGGCATACGGTAAACTGAAGTCGGTGGCAAAGGACGTGAGCCCCAACATGGGATTAATTTTCCAGTTGATGGAGTGGAATGACGtattgaacaaactggaCGGGAACGATTCATTCTCTAATAGTCAAAGCAATAATGACAACCATCAAGTCTCAGCAGATTCAAACATGTTAACTCAGAACCCGGTACCATTGGGGATCTCCGCGGAGTTGACCCCTACGACACCTTCTGAATTTGTCGCTCAAAATAGAATGACCACCTTGAAGTAG
- the CTK2 gene encoding Ctk2p (similar to Saccharomyces cerevisiae CTK2 (YJL006C); ancestral locus Anc_5.242), whose product MSAQFEMQLYLSRPYLTRQQILCAQKNTIHDRRSYNRKKLLIIKFLTDLTLQLNLPRKTLETAIYYYQRYHLFNLFETELCYTVATSCLVLGCKQAETFKKANEICTLSLRLRKMSNINSEVLDAFKKRIFQIELRILESCGFDYRVNNYVHIDDYIFKFGKTYALDVNICHTAWIIAYDVLKLDLLLTVPQHIIALATLKVACKLLEKPENLCSQYEMGNTDRDLINEAYFSIINFYINAFDLCDLKDNLPSYIPPISIERFMVLKANSGPEEGLTELTESDVGSDRFLEEQRQYSVRERRYVLSTDIMRDEVEALKISGR is encoded by the coding sequence ATGTCTGCTCAATTTGAAATGCAGCTCTATCTTTCCAGACCGTATTTGACTCGACAGCAAATACTTTGTGCACAGAAGAACACCATCCATGACCGCAGGTCCTATAATAGAAAGAAACTGCTCATAATTAAGTTTTTGACTGACCTCACTTTGCAGCTGAATCTTCCCAGAAAGACATTGGAGACGGCTATCTACTATTACCAGCGCTATCATTTATTCAACCTGTTCGAAACAGAATTATGCTATACTGTAGCAACAAGTTGCCTTGTTTTAGGATGCAAACAAGCGGAAACGTTCAAAAAGGCAAACGAGATCTGCACTCTGTCTTTAAGACTCAGAAAAATGAGTAATATAAACTCTGAGGTGCTGGACGctttcaaaaaaaggatCTTTCAAATCGAACTGCGAATACTAGAATCTTGTGGGTTTGACTATAGGGTAAACAATTATGTTCACATTGACGACTACATTTTTAAATTTGGCAAAACATATGCTCTGGATGTGAATATATGCCATACAGCATGGATTATAGCGTACGATGTGTTAAAATTGGATCTTTTACTGACAGTACCGCAGCATATTATAGCCCTAgctactttgaaagttgcGTGCAAGCTTTTGGAGAAACCAGAGAATCTTTGTTCCCAATATGAAATGGGGAATACCGATAGAGACTTGATAAATGAGGCATACTTTAGCATTATTAATTTTTACATTAATGCGTTCGACCTTTGCGATTTAAAAGACAATTTACCCTCATATATCCCACCCATTAGCATAGAGAGGTTTATGGTTTTGAAGGCCAATAGTGGACCGGAAGAAGGGCTGACTGAACTGACTGAAAGTGATGTCGGGTCCGACAGATTCTTGGAGGAGCAGAGACAATATTCAGTACGTGAAAGAAGATATGTGCTATCAACTGACATAATGCGAGATGAGGTTGAagctttgaagatatcGGGAAGATGA
- the BET4 gene encoding Rab geranylgeranyltransferase BET4 (similar to Saccharomyces cerevisiae BET4 (YJL031C); ancestral locus Anc_5.243) produces the protein MHGVKRRQWTKDQLKQKKEKDRMKIDVYSSLVNSTLDRRDKNDHSLTALEDTTKLLDMNPEFNTMWNYRRDIIAKLKTELPLQFWDKELKFIMVQLKKFPKVYWIWNHRIWVLNNYPGSPASVWERELDIVSALLEVDARNFHGWHYRRMVVGKLENITGKSMDAGELAYASKKINNNISNFSAWHQRVQLIDRMFANGEIEDRKEFMEKEINYLTNAMFTDAEDQSVWFYINWFVNYPLVQSILGKEQYIRFLESMTTNILMINDDDIEFSGSDNSWCLKILLVIEQRQKELSPGFESHSVQYLEKLVVMDPLRKNRYLHLLSKQ, from the exons atg CACGGTGTAAAAAGAAGACAATGGACAAAAGATCAGCTTaagcagaaaaaagaaaaggatcGGATGAAAATCGACGTATACAGCTCGCTGGTCAACTCAACGCTAGACCGTAGAGACAAAAATGACCACAGCCTCACCGCTTTAGAAGACACAACAAAGTTGCTCGATATGAATCCTGAGTTCAACACCATGTGGAACTACAGAAGAGATATAATCGCGAAGTTGAAAACCGAGTTACCACTACAATTTTGGGATAAGGAACTGAAATTTATCATGGTTCAGTTGAAAAAGTTTCCTAAAGTGTACTGGATCTGGAACCATAGAATTTGGGTTTTGAACAACTATCCTGGATCGCCCGCTTCTGTTTGGGAAAGAGAGCTTGATATAGTGAGTGCGTTGCTAGAAGTAGACGCCCGAAACTTTCATGGCTGGCATTACAGAAGGATGGTCGTCGGCAAACTTGAAAATATAACTGGTAAAAGCATGGATGCCGGAGAGCTAGCTTACGCctcaaaaaaaattaacaACAACATATCCAACTTTTCTGCGTGGCATCAAAGAGTACAACTGATAGACCGCATGTTCGCTAATGGTGAAATCGAAGATAGAAAAGAATTTATGGAGAAGGAAATAAACTACCTAACCAACGCTATGTTTACGGACGCCGAAGATCAATCTGTCTGGTTTTATATCAATTGGTTTGTCAATTATCCTTTGGTTCAGAGTATTTTGGGCAAAGAGCAGTACATCAGATTTTTGGAGAGTATGACAACTAACATCTTGATGATCAATGACGACGACATCGAATTTTCAGGTTCTGACAATAGCTGGTGTCTGAAGATTTTGTTGGTAATAGAACAAAGACAAAAGGAACTTTCGCCTGGGTTTGAATCGCATTCAGTCCAgtatttggagaaactcgTCGTAATGGATCCTTTACGTAAAAACAGGTACCTCCACCTTTTATCCAAACAGTGA
- the VAC7 gene encoding Vac7p (similar to Saccharomyces cerevisiae VAC7 (YNL054W); ancestral locus Anc_2.255) yields MGQAGVAADNKSTHNFVVETETIDTPGPQLLITHNPPTNSNTNDLGGGSEMDLHDGGSLLRGQDELLRNLSKRKKSQADIARRKNTTAVQGPEDVSGSGADQEQISDNAQHVLHDRDTIANDKDGGSSSNLIDNNPLPTSVLNSTVNNNNNNNNNNNNNSTSSFLKSKKSSLLIESKDLEQGSLLNKHLAMSNGVPDTKITVMPDARSSHSNTASVHSTGILPPPSSSSMGARGSESLSSGGKVTGELDVSRKQDRSRGIADSSAGAAELTKEGTGNNNNNNSSSSSTEELARSTSNSTEQRPSSKIIERPPIAAMTSRDLLLFNDKTPNANANKASPARNEPVVSNGRRMEPKGRDGNDKLGGRRPLNKNQETGGKKDEQQPPTTNTSIVAEKLPLVNGNNAESEAVQSPDEVDASQKPNRTDFFAARLASAVGENEISDSEETFVYESAANSTKNLIYPSASSMALPAGGLNMKDLVTGNDPQFIDHNGAKVHGIASKMSVPLLNTDKKQRMNRLKTPRHISTGGILSPHTVGQLSATNLPTNHLTGSSHLQLAPGAASATSNLNTNNNPDNILTFTSLHNPSMEDMSSVHSTQRPERQNDIQSVKSFVYEQQNRSPDKRMSVTGLSSMTPSIPGSLHRVAQVNQSTSNSNLRLNKKRDGKRVLRTTISKIFDTTGAPARRYSGVPDNVNLEDYIEQSDEVSDMGTDNNAGPIKTGNNNNHASHRGPDNNHGVNTPGNTGNPGSVKMHSFISEHDTKRAPNGPHQNPCYQTSYYFNEPNIIKEEEEEYNTDSNGHYRAHGNDNDTYDEDSMFYYSHRPDLESRPQISDYEDEEEVDDDDAMLDNANFHTYTEGAHGMNRHSGYNGEHFRKHLVNGYSDYMVPPGVNEYTPLRHLSRRRISKDPLGYSPHNFATKRSGWARLKNCLYFTVVVISLLAVGFLFGFSLATNKELQNFDIVLLDNVISSVDELIFDITASAFNPGFFTIWINSVELDIFARTEMLLDDTTIHLGTIKRLDSPLSFEGGFFNRRYSLSMSTLKVLDPGLSKKEDENDKWGKLIKHDYQLLLRGTMKYNVPLFGSEKAFSIQKSANVSVDDDGVGDYLEGGNYPGDPIDML; encoded by the coding sequence ATGGGTCAGGCTGGGGTCGCTGCTGACAATAAATCAACCCACAATTTTGTGGTGGAAACAGAAACGATCGACACGCCAGGGCCACAACTACTTATAACCCATAACCCGCCCACCAACAGTAATACTAATGAtcttggtggtggtagtgAAATGGATTTGCATGATGGTGGGAGTTTATTGCGGGGGCAGGATGAGTTGCTCAGGAATTtatcaaagaggaagaagagtcAGGCAGACATcgcaagaagaaagaataCAACGGCTGTACAGGGACCAGAGGATGTATCAGGCAGTGGTGCGGACCAGGAACAAATATCTGATAATGCGCAGCATGTGTTACATGATCGAGATACTATCGCCAATGACAAAGACGGTGGTAGTAGCAGTAACCTGATAGATAATAACCCGCTGCCGACGTCAGTTTTGAACAGCACAgtgaacaacaacaacaacaacaataataataataataataatagtacttcttccttcttgaagagcaagaagagCTCACTCCTCATAGAGTCCAAGGATCTAGAGCAAGGAAGTCTGCTGAACAAGCACCTTGCAATGTCAAACGGTGTACCAGATACAAAAATCACGGTAATGCCAGATGCACGCTCTTCACACTCTAACACAGCATCGGTACATTCTACAGGGATACTCCCACCgccatcgtcgtcatcaatGGGGGCAAGAGGTTCAGAATCGCTCTCCTCGGGGGGGAAAGTGACTGGGGAATTGGACGTCTCAAGAAAACAGGATAGATCTAGAGGGATCGCTGATTCGTCTGCTGGTGCCGCGGAGCTGACAAAAGAGGGTACAGGCaataacaataacaacaacagcagcagcagcagcactGAGGAACTTGCACGGTCCACTTCAAACTCAACAGAGCAGAGACCATCTAGCAAAATAATAGAAAGGCCGCCGATTGCCGCCATGACGTCGCGGGACCTTctgctgttcaacgacAAGACTCCAAACGCTAACGCAAACAAAGCATCCCCTGCGAGGAACGAACCCGTTGTGTCGAACGGGAGGAGGATGGAACCAAAGGGTAGGGACGGGAACGATAAACTGGGCGGGAGGAGACCCCTGAACAAAAATCAGGAAACGGGCGGGAAGAAAGATGAGCAGCAACCTCCCACTACTAACACCTCCATCGTTGCAGAGAAATTGCCCCTGGTTAATGGCAACAACGCAGAATCGGAGGCTGTGCAATCGCCGGATGAAGTGGATGCCTCTCAGAAACCAAACAGAACAGATTTCTTTGCTGCGAGACTCGCCTCCGCGGTCGGAGAGAACGAAATAAGTGACTCTGAGGAGACGTTTGTATATGAATCCGCAGCCAACTCGACGAAAAACCTGATTTACCCAAGCGCTAGCTCGATGGCACTTCCTGCAGGCGGACTCAACATGAAGGACCTGGTGACGGGGAACGACCCACAGTTTATAGATCACAATGGTGCCAAAGTGCATGGGATAGCTTCGAAAATGAGTGTACCCTTATTGAACACGGACAAGAAACAGCGCATGAACAGACTGAAAACACCACGGCATATTAGCACGGGTGGGATACTGTCTCCGCATACCGTGGGCCAGCTAAGCGCAACGAACTTGCCCACTAACCACCTTACTGGGAGCTCGCATTTGCAGTTGGCCCCCGGTGCAGCCTCCGCAACGTCCAATTTgaacacaaacaacaaTCCTGATAATATTCTTACTTTTACAAGCCTACACAACCCAAGTATGGAAGACATGTCTAGTGTTCACTCGACACAGCGACCAGAGAGGCAAAACGACATCCAGTCCGTAAAGTCCTTTGTCTACGAACAGCAAAACAGATCCCCGGACAAAAGAATGAGCGTCACGGGACTGAGTAGCATGACTCCCTCTATACCGGGCTCATTACACAGAGTCGCACAAGTGAATCAGTCCACTTCGAACTCCAACCTTCGATTAAATAAGAAAAGGGACGGGAAGCGGGTTTTGCGGACTACGATCTCCAAAATATTTGATACTACGGGGGCCCCAGCGAGAAGGTACTCCGGTGTTCCTGATAACGTGAATCTCGAAGACTACATTGAACAGTCAGACGAGGTTTCAGATATGGGTACGGATAACAACGCCGGGCCTATAAAGACCGGAAACAATAACAATCACGCATCGCATAGAGGTCCGGATAATAACCACGGTGTAAACACCCCTGGGAACACTGGGAACCCTGGGAGTGTCAAAATGCATAGCTTCATCTCCGAACACGACACGAAGAGAGCGCCGAATGGACCTCACCAAAATCCATGCTACCAAACAAGTTATTACTTCAATGAGCCCAACATCATaaaagaggaggaggaagagtaCAACACGGATAGCAATGGCCATTACAGAGCTCATGGTAACGACAATGACACCTACGATGAGGACTCGATGTTTTACTACAGTCATCGACCTGATTTGGAGTCAAGGCCGCAAATCTCCGATTACGAGGATGAAGAGGAGGtggacgatgacgacgcAATGCTAGACAACGCAAACTTCCATACATATACGGAGGGGGCACATGGGATGAATAGACATTCCGGTTACAACGGGGAACATTTCAGGAAGCATTTAGTGAACGGGTATTCCGACTATATGGTGCCCCCCGGAGTCAATGAGTACACACCACTGAGACACCTTTCGAGACGAAGGATTTCGAAGGATCCGTTAGGTTACTCTCCGCACAATTTTGCAACGAAAAGATCAGGTTGGGCGAGATTGAAGAACTGTCTGTACTTCACCGTTGTGGTCATCTCCCTGCTGGCTGTGGGGTTCCTATTTGGGTTTTCGCTGGCAACAAACAAGGAATTGCAAAATTTCGACATTGTCCTGCTAGATAACGTCATCTCGAGTGTTGATGAGCTGATCTTCGACATCACTGCATCTGCGTTCAACCCCGGGTTTTTCACCATATGGATAAACTCTGTGGAACTAGATATTTTCGCTAGAACAGAGATGTTACTAGACGACACTACGATACATTTGGGTACTATCAAGAGACTCGATTCCCCGCTGAGTTTTGAGGGCGGGTTCTTTAACAGAAGGTACTCACTGTCTATGTCGACGTTGAAAGTCCTGGACCCTGGcttgtccaagaaggaggacgAAAATGACAAGTGGGGGAAACTCATCAAGCACGACTACCAGCTTCTGTTGAGAGGCACGATGAAGTACAACGTCCCCCTGTTTGGCAGTGAAAAGGCGTTCTCAATACAGAAGTCGGCCAATGTCTCGGTCGACGACGATGGGGTAGGTGACTATCTAGAGGGAGGCAACTACCCGGGTGACCCGATTGACATGCTGTGA
- the POR1 gene encoding porin POR1 (similar to Saccharomyces cerevisiae POR2 (YIL114C) and POR1 (YNL055C); ancestral locus Anc_2.254), with the protein MAQPFFSDIFKDSNDLLNKDFFHATPLQFDVKTIAKNGVNFNVKAKQNISNGPLAAVVESKFFDKTNGLVLTQGWANNNNVNTKLEVLDITPGLKTELNTTFDPNELLSGKGKNVSLNVSFAQPYFNARGLFNLLNGPPNFVGDMTVSHNGFVCGSEIGYDISKGAISRYALSLAYKSLDYSVGVAVNNKQVTSLLFNQVISKSLQVGSRATLDPKVNSNKVNLEFVTKYLPDDNSQVKAKISDLGTLSLSYKQLLRPGVTLGVGSSFDALKLNEPVHKIGWSLSFNI; encoded by the coding sequence ATGGCTCAACCATTCTTCTCAGACATCTTCAAGGACTCAAACGACCTTCTAAACAAAGATTTCTTCCACGCGACCCCCCTGCAATTCGACGTCAAGACAATCGCCAAAAATGGTGTCAATTTCAACGTCAAGGCTAAACAAAATATCTCAAATGGTCCACTCGCTGCTGTCGTGGAGTCCAAGTTTTTCGATAAGACTAATGGGCTAGTGTTGACACAGGGCTGGgccaacaacaacaacgtgAACACCAAGTTGGAAGTGTTGGATATCACACCGGGTCTAAAGACCGAATTGAACACCACCTTTGACCCCAATGAGCTTCTATCAGGGAAGGGGAAAAATGTCAGTTTGAACGTCAGTTTTGCTCAGCCTTACTTCAACGCAAGAGGGCTCTTCAACCTGTTGAATGGTCCTCCAAACTTCGTCGGGGACATGACCGTGAGCCACAACGGGTTCGTGTGCGGGTCTGAGATCGGGTACGATATCTCCAAGGGTGCCATCTCCCGCTACGCCCTGTCCCTCGCCTACAAGAGCCTCGACTACTCGGTAGGTGTCGCagtcaacaacaaacaagtGACCtcgctgctgttcaacCAGGTCATCAGCAAGAGCTTGCAAGTCGGGTCCAGAGCCACGCTGGACCCCAAGGTCAACAGCAATAAAGTCAACTTGGAATTCGTGACTAAGTACTTGCCTGACGATAACTCCCAAGTCAAGGCGAAGATCTCAGATCTGGGGACCCTCTCGTTGTCCTACAAGCAGTTGTTGAGACCGGGGGTCACTTTGGGTGTCGGGTCCTCCTTTgacgctttgaagttgaacgAACCTGTCCACAAGATCGGCTGGTCCCTATCCTTCAACATCTGA
- the KNAG0I01810 gene encoding uncharacterized protein produces the protein METATCSRQYCHFFFFSLILFGICNRALFFAVPLSLAQEPNTQHRICQTRPRHTTCSSSPLAILSQRTVIDIYGICRKREIRGPASRPVPNRNHALLYLEPAEKACFYFGPHRSRFSARERRDVPSLSSAELGVSGVPGDGHALLRGHHHISTPVVCAFGMCNGPCEELIKGWQLSSLRMINSSM, from the coding sequence ATGGAAACTGCGACCTGTTCAAGGCAATACTgccactttttttttttttccttgatTCTATTTGGTATATGTAACAGGGCCCTCTTTTTTGCTGTCCCTCTTTCTCTTGCTCAAGAACCAAACACGCAACACCGTATATGCCAAACACGTCCGAGACACACGACCTGCTCGAGCAGCCCTTTGGCAATCCTCTCGCAAAGAACCGTCATCGATATATATGGTATTTGCAGAAAGAGGGAAATTCGCGGGCCCGCGTCGAGACCTGTCCCAAACAGGAATCACGCTTTACTATATTTGGAACCAGCCGAGAAAGCGTGTTTCTATTTTGGGCCGCACAGATCCCGTTTCAGCGCTCGAGAGCGACGGGACGTCCCGTCGCTCTCGAGCGCCGAGCTGGGGGTGTCTGGTGTACCTGGTGACGGGCACGCCCTTCTACGGGGCCATCATCACATCTCAACACCTGTAGTCTGCGCTTTCGGAATGTGTAACGGTCCATGTGAAGAGTTGATTAAAGGGTGGCAACTATCTTCTTTACGTATGATAAATTCAAGTATGTAA
- the PML1 gene encoding Pml1p (similar to Saccharomyces cerevisiae PML1 (YLR016C); ancestral locus Anc_5.240), with translation MQESNMSRYSQSGNYHKSNFRDLSPRRAVLPIFEPSGLLERDARGKKGTTSMYTKPADAISPHQYWEATYTPPTERQIFKAVLLNRKSKNVIAEYRLESQSCYLIGREVGSHLPSNLPYDTPRQQFFCDIGVSDEGCSKQHCVIQFREKDSKLVPYIIDLDSVNGTSLNESPLPKSRYVELHNKDIIYFSADATESAYELMFLTV, from the coding sequence ATGCAGGAAAGCAATATGAGTCGCTATTCCCAGTCAGGTAACTACCACAAATCCAATTTTAGGGACCTTTCACCAAGAAGAGCAGTGTTACCTATATTTGAACCTTCCGGCCTGTTAGAGCGCGATGCGCGTGGTAAAAAGGGAACAACTTCAATGTACACGAAACCAGCGGATGCAATTTCGCCTCATCAATACTGGGAGGCAACATACACACCGCCTACAGAGCGAcaaatcttcaaagcgGTTTTGCTGAATCGGAAGAGTAAGAACGTAATTGCCGAATATCGGTTAGAATCTCAAAGTTGTTATTTGATAGGTAGGGAAGTGGGCAGTCACTTGCCTTCAAATCTACCTTATGACACTCCTCGTCAACAGTTCTTCTGCGACATTGGAGTGTCCGATGAAGGCTGTTCCAAGCAGCATTGTGTGATACAATTCAGAGAGAAGGATTCAAAATTGGTGCCTTACATAATTGACCTGGACTCTGTCAACGGGACCTCATTAAATGAATCACCGCTTCCAAAAAGTCGGTATGTTGAGTTGCATAATAAAGATATAATATACTTTTCAGCAGATGCCACTGAATCTGCTTATGAACTAATGTTTTTGACAGTGTGA
- the PHO80 gene encoding Pho80p (similar to Saccharomyces cerevisiae PHO80 (YOL001W); ancestral locus Anc_6.26) — MAEGGVAKQANRNEETTGCEIQTVSLPSNFSLCSRYDLIALISRMLVFLIQINDDAAQKKTGLADSGKGEATDAADTDGSSETKLTRFHSSVPPPISVYNYLIRLTKYSALEPSVLLTSIYYIDLLSSVYPAFTINSLTVHRFLLTATTVASKGLCDSFCTNAHYAKVGGVQGSELNILESEFLKKINYRVLPRDDNITWCKYEHRAHEFTIYNKAALTNVSKPTHTQRNSGYNVLQMYYHKIIQLVGKFSSSLDKSKKANYVFENVPGMSSALSTEKKPALKRHLDHNDQKNQPDFILAVKKSSTSPYTFKKHVTEELKFQKD, encoded by the coding sequence ATGGCTGAGGGGGGCGTAGCGAAACAAGCTAACAGAAATGAAGAAACTACTGGGTGCGAAATACAGACTGTTTCTCTCCCATCGAATTTTTCCCTTTGTTCGAGATATGACTTGATTGCACTTATTTCCAGAATGCTGGTATTCTTGATCCAAATCAATGACGATGCAGCGCAAAAGAAGACTGGACTCGCTGATAGCGGGAAGGGGGAAGCCACTGACGCTGCAGATACGGACGGCAGCTCGGAAACTAAATTGACTAGGTTCCATTCTAGTGTGCCACCACCAATATCAGTGTACAACTACCTTATACGACTGACAAAGTATTCAGCTTTGGAACCATCCGTGCTGTTAACGTCCATTTATTACATTGACCTTCTTTCGAGCGTTTATCCTGCATTTACGATAAATTCGTTGACTGTACACAGATTCCTGTTGACCGCCACGACTGTGGCAAGTAAAGGGTTGTGTGATTCATTCTGTACTAATGCCCATTACGCTAAAGTCGGTGGTGTACAAGGTAGCGAGTTGAATATTTTGGAGAGCGagtttttaaaaaaaattaactATAGAGTACTACCGCGAGATGACAACATTACATGGTGCAAGTATGAACATCGTGCACATGAATTTACAATCTACAATAAAGCAGCACTCACAAATGTCTCAAAGCCTACACATACGCAGAGAAACAGCGGCTACAATGTGTTGCAAATGTATTATCATAAGATTATACAACTGGTCGGTAAGTTTAGCTCAAGTCTAGATAAGTCCAAAAAGGCAAACTACGTGTTTGAGAACGTACCTGGTATGTCCTCCGCACTGTcaacagagaaaaaacCTGCATTGAAAAGACATTTGGATCATAACGATCAAAAAAACCAGCCAGACTTTATTCTTGCTGTTAAAAAATCATCAACCTCCCCGTATACCTTCAAAAAGCATGTCACAGAAGAACTGAAGTTCCAAAAGGATTGA
- the MAD2 gene encoding spindle checkpoint protein MAD2 (similar to Saccharomyces cerevisiae MAD2 (YJL030W); ancestral locus Anc_5.244), with translation MEGSIALKGSTRLITEFFEYSISTILYQRGVYPEEDFSKVKKYDITLMKTVDDELKTYIRKILIQVHNWVLGGKCHKLVICIIDKDDGSVTERWAFDIVRLAARTEADGQEGAVSTSEQSVEETRKQIRALIRQITASVTFLPELSNEGNYTFNVLAYTDAYTNVPMEWGDSDSKEIEGGEVVQFKNFSTNDHKVSAEVSYRF, from the coding sequence ATGGAGGGGTCAATAGCATTAAAGGGTTCAACGCGGCTTATAACAGAGTTTTTTGAGTATAGTATAAGTACCATCCTTTACCAGCGCGGTGTGTATCCTGAAGAGGACTTTTCAAAGGTAAAGAAATATGATATCACCCTAATGAAAACGGTGGATGACGAGTTAAAGACATATATACGGAAAATTCTGATACAGGTTCATAACTGGGTATTGGGAGGAAAGTGTCACAAGCTGGTTATCTGCATAATTGACAAGGATGATGGTAGCGTTACTGAAAGGTGGGCATTTGACATTGTAAGGTTGGCAGCAAGAACCGAGGCGGACGGGCAAGAGGGGGCAGTTTCTACATCAGAACAGTCTGTGGAAGAAACGCGGAAACAAATAAGGGCTTTGATCAGACAAATTACAGCCAGCGTAACGTTCCTTCCGGAATTGAGTAATGAAGGTAATTATACATTCAATGTTTTAGCATATACCGATGCATACACCAATGTTCCTATGGAGTGGGGGGACTCAGATAGCAAGGAGATTGAAGGAGGGGAGGTTGTACAATTCAAGAACTTTTCCACGAATGATCATAAAGTCAGCGCTGAAGTTAGCTATAGGTTTTAG